The genomic interval CAGTATCGTGACACCCCCCCCAGTGTCGCCTGAGCCCCAGTGCAGACCAGGGTGTCTGGGCAAGCACCCTTCCAGAGCCATGAGCTCCCTATTTCCGTCCCCCAACCccctttttccttgcagaaaccGACACGACGGAGCTCAACATATACAAGAAGCCTCCGATCTATAGGCAGAAAGgtgagcggggtggggggggggggtctgtcccATGGGATGGGGCACCCCAGGGCGCTGCCTCACCCCCCCTGTGCCCCGCAGAGCACCATCCCGGCGCCCACCACGGGAAGCATCTCATAGAGGATTTGATCATCGAATCCTCCAAGTTCCCAGCAGCGCAGCCCCCAGACCCCAACCAGCCTGCCAAGATCGAGACTGACTACTGGCCGTGCCCCCCGTCCCTGGCCGTCGTGGGTAGGTGGGGAATGGGGGCAGACGAGGGGGTGGGCTGCACCAGGGGGTTTATCCCCCCTCCAAGACCCCACGGGGGTGCTGGGAATGGATATAACgtcccccctttctcccccagaGACGGAGTGGAGGAAGCGGATGGCCTCCaagagaggggaggaagaggaggaggacctGACGGAGGAGATGAAGAACCTGCGGGAGCTCcagaggcaggagctgagcaAGGTGAGGGGCAGAGCAGGCGGGTGGGCACCctgggaggggctggggacaTGCTGACACTGACCCCCACCCACGTCCCTTCAACCCCCAGGTCACCTCCAACCTCGGGAAGCTGATCCTgaaggaggagatggagaaatCTCTCCCTATCCGGAGAAAAACCCGCTCGCTGCCGGACCGGACACCTTTCCACACGTGTACGTGGGATGCTCTTCCCGTATCCcatgccttcccttccccactcGGTGGCTccggctgcctgcacccctgccagctcccacagccctgcctgcacctctgACGGTCTCTTGCTCTCTTGCAGCTCTGCACATGGGGAGCTACAAGAGCTCCTCGCTGCCCGCCTCTGGCAGGAGCACCCTCACCCGGGTGagtgggcaggcagctgcccccaCGCTGCCAGGGCCACACGgcttcgggggggtggggggctctgggggtggCACTGCTCTCATGCTGTCCCCTGTCCCTTTGCAGCTGCAGTCGGCAGAGTTCAGCTCGGCGGGCAGCGAGAAGGGAAGTCCGGGTGAGCATCAGCCGGTGGCTTGGGGATGACCCTGGGAATGAGGGATGCGGGGATCTCCCCAGGGATGCGGGGTCTCCCCAGGGATGCGGGGATCTCCCCAGGGATGGAGGATGTTCCCAGGGATGCGGGATGTCCCCAGGGATGCGGGATGTCCCCAGGGATGCGGGATGTCCCCAGGGGTGAGGGATCTCCCCAGGGATGCGGGATCTCCCCAGGGATGGAGGATGTTCCCAGGGATGTGGGGATCTCCCCAGGGATGCGGGATCTCCCCAGGGATGGAGGATGTTCCCAGGGATGCGGGATGTTCCCAGGGATGCGGGATCTCCCCAGGGATGGAGgatgttcccagggatggaggatgttcccagggatgggggatcTCCCCAGGGCTGCGGGGATCTCCTCAGGGCTGCGGGGATGTTCCCAGTGATGTGGGGATGTTCCCAGGGTTGGgggatgttcccagggatggaggATCTCCCCAGGGATACGgggatgttcccagggatgggggatGCCAGGGCAAGCCTGGGCTCAGCAGAGGGTGGAAAACCACCTCTCGGGGCTTGTCGTCACCCAGGGGAGGATAGTGGGGACACACAGCAGAGGGTCCCTGAGGCTGAGCCCTGCTCCTCTCTGTTTTCCAGGCCTGCAGGTAAGCACTCGTCTGGCGACCGGTGTGGAGACCCAGCGAGAGGGTGACGTATGTTGGGGGGACAGATGGACACCAGGGCCACCGCCGTGATGGGTCCCAttggggagaggggagagtgGGGAGGGTGGGTGCGCCTGTCCCTGGGCTGGAGCCCACCTTGGCTTCATTTTGGGTGGGAGAGGGCAGCCCTTTGGGGAGATGGGGGTCACGGCTGATGTCAGGTTTTGCCCCCTCAGAACGGCCAGCGTGGGCGCATGGACAGAGGCAATTCGCTGCCCAGCATGCTGGAGCAAAAggtgagcggggctgggggctgcgggggcttAGGGCTTAGGCTGTGGAGAGGGTCTtacagccttcccccccccctccaaccctTGCAGATCTACCCCTACGAAATGCTGATGGTGACAAACCGAGGCCGTGTGAAGCTGCCGCCCGGCGTGGACAGGACCAGGCTGGAGGTAAGGAGCCGAACTGGGGTCGGGGGTGGCACAGAGAGGGGGGACCCATCACCCCCAtcaccctcctcttcccccccccaccccctgcagcGGCACCTCTCCCCCGAGGATTTCCTACGGGTCTTCGAGATGCCCCCCGAGGAGTTCAGCAAGCTGGCCCTCTGGAAGCGCAACGAGCTGAAGAAGAAAGCCTTCCTCTTCTGAGCCCACCTCGGCCCCGAGCTCAGTCCGTGTCGCGCCGTGTAACCGCTTTAGGGCTCTCAGCCGGTTTTTACTAGgatccccccttcccctctcccccggACCCCCCGGCTCTGCCCCCGTCCTCACTCCTTCTGCGGGAAAAGGGCttggagtggagggggggggggctcaaaATTGCCTCTGCCGCTCGGCTCGCAGcggggtgatggggctgggggcagactCTGGTCCGGAGCAGGCACGGTTCAGCCaggaggggaggtggggtggggggcatctCTGTGCTTCgtgcccccctcttccccccggGCACGCTGGCAGGAGCAGTGCCTGGCTCTGCTTTTGGCCGGCTGGCAGCGTACCGACTCCGGCACATGGGCAGCGGGGTGGCTTCCCTCCTCCGGGGGGGTCAGCCGCCTCCAGACCCCGCACCCGGGGTGCCCCTCTGTCCCCCCCACACGTTCACCCCGAGACTTGGGAAGAGCCTGGGGGCCGACTCACTGCCAGGCCGATGTGCTCCTGGCAAAGCCAGGCCGGTATCCCACCTTGCCCCCCCCTCTCCAGCCCCccttttaacacacacacacacacacccccccccggtccctcctgtgccagctgctgcagCGAGGACCGCAAGGACACGTACACTGCCAAAACCTGCCCGGCGCTGGGCTGGCAGAGGGTATGGCTGGGATGAGGTGGAACACcatgggatggggcagggggtggcagaGCGGGGGTCTCtgaggcagctcctgctgcatttCTAACAGCAGATATGCCCGCAGCGGGCTGATGCAGCAGAGCGATGAACTGGGGCGATGCAGCAGGGCAAAAAAGAAGCAGGGCACGGCTCGATGGGCACCGCGGCCACCGGCGTCTGGGCAGCGctgcctggcccccccccccccccccccccagccgtgCAGGCAGGGCTTGGCACCGGGCAGCACCTTCCCTTCTCGCACCTTCCCTTCTCGCACCTCTCCCATCCTCTCTTTGGGCACATGTTTCGGGCAGGACCCCTCTGCCCCTGCACCCCTggcctctccccccacccccgccacgCTCCCCGGTTTCTGTTTCCAGCCACTTTCCAGCCGCTAGACCTTGTTGGGATGTAAAGAATGTAATTTATCGGGAAATCACTGGCCCATACTTGCCTTTCACTGCTACTCTACAAACGAcatatctataaatatatatataaatatgggTTTGTTTTCTGACTGGACTACAGTGATTCACTTTCTCTGTTTTGTTagagtttattttatttgctggTGTCGGAGAATCCGCGTGAGAGTGATTTTTTGCTTACAATTAAAGGTGAAATGGCTTTATCCAGCCCGGCTCCGCtcctttgcttcccccccccccccccgccaccttccccaccaaccttccccccccccccccccggcccctggtCCCTGCAGATGGCGGTGGTGCTCCGAGGAGGATGCGGAGCCCTTCCccgcctctccccccgccccggtcggGTTGTGTTGTGCTGGGGGCCCGCAGGGCGTGTgagagccgagccgggccgggccaacATTGCCCCGGTCCCGGTTcaggtcccggtcccggtcccggtccagcCGCGATGTGAGCGCACCCGCACCATGGCCCGGCAGAGAGgtatggaggggggggggggtgtgcaaaGGGGTGCAAggctgcagggtgggggggggtgcaAGCCTGCAAAAGGGTGAAAGAGAGGGTAGAGAGTGTGCTTGAGGCAGCGGGGGGGGACAGAAGCGTGTAAaaggggggtggaaggggaaagGGGGTGCGTGGGAAAGAGGAGAGCGTGCAAAAGAGCGTGCGAAAGGGGGAGAGTGGGGGTCGGGGGCTGTGGGAAGGTGCGTGGGGCtgtgggctgggtgctggggagggaagggggtgcaAGGGATAAggtgggggtggcagggctgggggtggtagagcagggctggggtgctcgGGTGCCCTCCCCCAAACACGGTGGGGTGCCAGTGCACTGTGCCGTGGCGGGGTGTGGGATGCCAGGGCTTCTGCCAGTACCCTCCCTGGGGTAATTTGGGGGTgcagcggctggggggggggggggggggggaaacgccTCCACCCTCGAGCCGTGGCCCAGAGCCTCCCGCAGTGCCGGGTCACGCTGCGGCCAGGAGCAgcctccagcctcctgctctgAGTCATCCCATGCTGGGCGAGAGCCACCCCGAGCTCCAGAGCGGGGCCCTCGGGTGACCCCGAGCCCCTGCTCCCCCTTGCACCCCACGGGGGTCCAGGGCTGAGCCCGGGCACCTCTTCCTCATCGTTACACGAAGAAAAATGCAGACGGCCACGGGGCAGAGGTGCCAGCCCCAAATCCCCCGGGTGCTGGCATCACCGGGGATCGTGCGCTCCCGTGGCATCTCTTGGGcagccctctccttcctcctcctctgaggaTGAGGATGCCATCGGGCTGGGCCACGTCCCACGGGAGCAGGGCACTTTGCCTGGAGACGGTTGTGTGTTTGGGGGGCGTTTTCCTCCCGCCCTGGAGACCGAGGCAGCTGTTTTTCATCTCGGCTCCTTTCCCTTGGCCCAGGCAGCAGGCAGTTGGCGTGGCCTCATGGGTGAAGGCAACTCCTGCCTGCTCCGAACCGGGCTGCGGGCACGGCCGGGCACTGCCGGACACGGTTCTCCTGCCCCACCGAGGGCATcgagagccggctggtgtggggggggggaacacagggGCAGGGTGCAGGGAGGTCTGAGGGGGGGGGTGAGTGGACGGAGATGTCATTGCCGAGGAATTTGGCctgggtggaggagaggagaaagggagggagaggaagagccaGGCACACTGGGCATGAGGGACagtccccacacacacccccccacgcTCCCAGTCTGCCCACAGGACCCCTCAGccagcccctgtccccccccccccccccgccagtccCCCCAGGGATTTGgtcccccctttcccttccccagttTCCAGGGAAATCCAGATGTTTGGGCCCAGCTCCGGCATTGCTCAGCCTCGCTGCCCTGCCAGAtgtttcctctcccccccccctccccgggcaggggtGTGTGCTCCccggctggggacactggggaggggGACGGTGCTCCCCCCGTGCCAACACCTCCACAGGGCCTTCTCCCGTGTCCCCTGTAACACACGTGGGATCGCGGGCTCCTTCCCCCTGCCTGCCCTTGCCTCCCCCGGAGCCTGCTGCTGTCTTTAGGGATGAGTTGCATCCCTGCCAGCCCGGAGCGATGCGGGATGCAGGGATATGGCAGGGCATGAGGATGCTGGGGTCAGCCGGGGCTTTGCGGGGAGTCGCCAGGGCAGCATTCCCAGCTGGCTGTGGCTTCGCTGGGGTTGTCCCTCTTCCAGTTGGGAAATGGCAGGGGGATAGCGAGGAGGGAGGCTGGGAGCAGAGCGGGACGGCGTGGGGGGAGCCGGCACAGCTAGGCTCCGTGCCAGGAGGCAGTGGGTTTCGACAGCGGGTCTGCAACATTTTatcccagctgggagcagggagcagagcccgGAGCGGCCGGAGCAGAGTGAGGCAAACCACTTCCAGATGCATAGCAGCAAGGagccaggggaaggcaggcagggaccCGGGGggcgggtggtggtggggggccGGGGGACATCTGACCGCTCCTGCGGTGGCAGCCGGAGGTGCCCAGGGCGAGGGGGCTCTGCGGGAAGGGGGTGaggggccaggctggggctgtgcaTGGTCCTGCTCTGCCACGTGCTTCTCCATCGCAGGAAACACTTGCATGGACCCAGAGCTGAGGGGACCACCATCATTCGGGACCCCCTCCCCGTGCCCGTGGCTCTCCAGGTCTCCTCCACTTCGAGGGGGCTGCGGGACGGAGGCAGTGCTGTCCCATCCCACTGCGCAGAGTGCGGGATTCCCGTCTTCCCCGGCCGGGGCGAGGAAGCACAAAGCTGTTCCTTGTCCCGCTCCGTTCCTCCTTCCTGGCACGGCAGGGTCGGGGTCCCCGGCTGGTGCCGAGCCCTgaccctgctccctgcccttgGAGCGGGCAGCGGGTGAATGCTCAGCATTTTCGGCATGCCTGGAGAAGCCTTCGTCAGCCGCTCCCATGTGccatgcctcctcctcctcctcctcctcctcctcctccgcatGGAGGAGCAGCACGTTGGGCTGCCCGGCGTGGCCCACGGCCACGGCTCCCCTCGCCTAACCGGGAACAAACCCGCTCTGTGAGCGCACACAGAGGAGCCTTCAGCGGCGTGGGTCCTCGTccccccctcctcatcctcccccgGAACCCCAGGCCCATCAATAGCGGGATTGTACGGAGCCGGGGCAGGTGCCGGGAGCGGGGGCACGGCCGGCGGCACGGGGCACGTAAATCCCCACGTCTGTTTGCTCGGCACCGGAgagcccctgccagccctgcccggtGTGGTGGGCGGGGGACAggcacccctgcctgcaccctcctCTGGCGGGGTACGATGGCACGTCCCTGTCCCCCGCAGACCTGGACAAACTGCTGTCGGACCTGCGGTCCTTCCTGCTCATCCTGGACCGGGAAAACCTCAGCACCGCGGCTCGGGCCAAGAAGAAGTCGGTGGCCGATCTCCTCTCCCGGCTGCAGAGCCCCCCGTGTGAGCGTGGGTCTGCGGGTAGGGGGGGAAACGGGGCGGCCCCCCCGCTTAGTGCCCggtgggcagcagggaaggggctgggagcggggctgTGACCGGGCGCTCCCCCCGCAGCAGAGGACGCAGAGTACATGATCATGCGTTGCCTCTCGCCTTCCCCGGGAACCCCGCAGGGCCGGGCCAGCCCGGGTGAGTTGCATGTTCTGAGCCGTACCCCATCTCTGCCAGCGGCTCATCACGTGCGGCCGGGGATGCCCGGCTCCTCGCCGACCCGGCACGTGGCTGCCAGTCCCGCTTTTCTCCCCAGGAACCAGGATGGTGGATGGAACAGGAGGGAGAGGTTGTGAGTGCCTCCCGGTCAGCACCCTGAGCCTGCATGGAGGGGTAAAGCGGGGGTGGTGGAGAGgttggggggctgtgggtgcacaaGAGGGGCTTGTGCTGGGACAGGGGATGGGAGAGGGGCACCCGGTGACCATCCCTGCACTGCAACCTTGCTCGTACGGGCATCCGACCAGGCCGGGAAGGTTCCCATGCTGGCTGCCAGGTCTGGGCAGAGCCCCCCGGCAGTCCCTTGGGGACCCCGTGAGGTTCACcctggggggggcgggcagcaCCTTCAGAGCATCCCTTCTCTCCCCAGAGCAAGGTGCCGGGCATCTCGCCATTCCCACCAGCCGATGACTCCTATGAAGATGCCGAACCCCTCGGCCCCGGCAGATGCACCGGCTCCGGTGAGCACCCCAccgcaccccctccccagcacccacatACGCCAAGCACCCTGACACCCTCCCGGCTCTCAGGCGGTGCCGACACCGACAGCAGCCACTACGAGTCATACGGGGAGGATGAGGATGGCGTGACGGACCGTGCCCACTACCTGCGGCGGCCGCCGGCTGCCGGCCCCGATGCCGAGCCCCTCGGCCGCCCCGAAGCACAGCTCTGCGGCTTTCTCTGGAGGAAGCGCTGGCTGGGGCAGTGGGCAAAGCAGCTTTTCATCGTCCGGGAGCATGTGCTGCtggtgagaaggctggaggaagATGGATGGAGGGTAGGAGCGGGTCCCCGAGCTCTGCCGACCCCGCCGTGCTTCCGTAGTGCTTCAGGTGTGCCGCCGACCCGCAGCCGGTGCTGGAGCTGGACCTACGGGGCTGCCGCGTCGCCTACAAAGCCAAGCGTGGTAAGAAGATGCCGCACAGCCTGAAGGTGACGGGGACGGCTGGCGAGGCGCTGGTCATCGGCTTCCAGAGCCGGCAGCAGGCTGAGGACTGGAGGAAGGTTTGGAGGTGTTGCAGCCTAGCAGAGCTCTgcatgggcaggagggaggggtgggcagggagaaAAACGGGGATGCAGCCCTGCTGGGGTGCTCCCGAAGCGGCTGGGGATGACCCTGTCTGTCCCCAGGTCCTCTCCCATCTGGGGAGTATCTGGAACCCTGTTAGACGGGGGAGCGGGAGCCCGGGGCTGCAGCGCTCCCCCTCTCCCTCGGCAGGTGATCGAAGAGGTCAGCAGCGATGCCCCGAGCGGGCTGGCAGCCATCAGCATCCCGGCATCACCTTCCTCGAGGCTCGGCAGGGTGAGCCGCTTGTCCTTCCCCCAGGAAACCCAGGCACGGGAAAGGGGCTGCCAGGGGTCTCGAGAGAACGCCCCGAATTCCCTGCCCTGCTGTCCCCGTTGGGTGATGCTGGGGAGGGCTGCATTGCCGTAGGGTGGGGGTCAAGCAGGGGGCTTAGAACCCGCTGGGGACGGGGCTCTCTGGATCTCCATTCTTAGGCTGCCGGCTCCCAGCTcagcaaggaggagaaggaggaggaggattgctcccagcagagccctgcccgcagcccccggcccggcgaggatgcTAAAGGAGGTGCTGTGTGCGGGGACCTGGGTGAGGGGGTGTCCCCGCACCCCGTGCCACCGCTGATGGGGCATGCACCCACAGGTTTCCTGGCGGTGCGGCTGCGCGGGCGGTGGCAGCGGCTGTGGTGTGCAGTGCGGCAGGGAGCCCTGCGCATGTTCCCGGAGCCCGGCGGTGCCCAGCGCCCCGTCTGCGCCCTGCGGCTGGAGGGCTGCGAGGTCtccccgggggcggccgccgggtCTCCCCAGCGCCTCCGCATCCGCATCGCCCAGCGGGGCCGGGAGCTCGCCCTGCTGCAGGTGAGCAACCGCCGtggcaccccagcacccatcGTGTCCCTcgccggggcggtgggggggagaCCCGCTGAGCCTGGACCCTCTGCCCCGTGCCAGACCTGTTCGGATGAGGAGAGGGAAGCCTGGTTGAAGACCCTGCGggccaggggaggaggggagccaGCCGGCGACAGGGCCCCCACCGAGACCCCCAGGCTGGGCGatgccagcagctgccctgctgcagggtaAGGAGATGCTGGCCGGGGCacggccagccccagccctcctgctctgctgtggggccGCAGGCAGTAATGGGACCCCCCTCCTTCTTGCAGCGGGCTGCTGCTGCGCCGTGTCCCGACCCCCAACGCCTACATGGATGACCCCTTCGGGCAGCTCCCACCGACCGAGGTCCCCAAGCACCTCTACTCCAATGTGGAGCGCCTGCAGCAGCTGGTAACCTCCGCTGATGCACCTTGGCCTCCCCTACGCAAGCCCCAGGGTGAGGGCGACGGGCTCCCACCATTCGCTTGCCCATGGGCTTCTCCCGGGCTTCTTTCCGCAGCAGCAGAGCTTGGACCGAGCAGTGCCGGGGCAGCGCAAGAGACCCGTGTCTGCGCTGCCCGCCGGTGCCTGCAGCAATGCCCTGGGCAGCGCAGGTGAGTGGGGGCTGGATGCTCCATCCAGGGGAGCAGTGGGGTCCCCCCGTGCACCCCAGCCCTGGGATGGAGGTTGCGGTGCCCACGAGCACGGTGGTGTGCCGCGATTCCTCTGCCCTTCCTCCTGAGCATCCTTCCTCTGCCCTTCCACCCCAGCACCGGCGGCAGCTCTCCGGGACAGGGCTGCCAGCCCGCAGCGGGCGAAGGTGAGCCCCGAGCTCCGGAGCAGGGATCTCCCCCAGTCCCAGCGCACCCTGACGCTTCCCGAGAGGAAAGGGGCTCGGGATGGGCTGGATATCCTCATCGGTAGGAGCGCAGAGGGGATCTGCCCCTTTGCCGGGGGGTGCCTGGCCTTTGCCCGAGCAGCCAGCGGGGTCGGGGGGTACCCGGGCTTGGCAGTGCCCCTGCTGTCCTTGCAGGGAAGAGAGCCTTCCCCAAACTGGAGGAGAAGGTGGGGCAGCTGGAGAGGGCCTGCCGCATGAAGGGCAGGCTGAAAGCCGGCTCCGAGATGAACCTGCTGGCCATCGGCAAGTCGCTGAAGGGTCACATCGCCGCTACCGCCAGCTCGGCCGGCTCCGAGgttggggggacactggggatgGGCAGAGGCTGTGGGAAGCATGAAGGGTTCAGGAGGGCGGGCATCGCCCTCTCTCTGCTTCGTTTTTCCGGCAGGGTTCATTCCTCGCGCCGCTGTTGAAGCGCACCGCATCGGCAAAGAGTGCCCTGAAGCCATCTCCCTCCCCGGTCCTCGTCGAAAAGGGAAAAgtgctgcagaagagaaaggtACCGGCGGGGACCCGCGTGGGGTGGGCAGAGTTAAGGTGAGCCGGGTACCACACGTGGCGGTGGGATGCAGGGGGGTTGACCACCCATCTCGGCCGCTCTCCAGGAGTGGGAGATGAAGTCTGCGATGTGACCAGTGCTGCAgcggccccggggcagcccccgaCACGCAAACGTACCTGCCGGACCGGGCGTCTCTCAGCAGAACGTAGGGCTGCACGTGGATCGTGCAGGACCAGCCTGGTATCTGTTTTTTTAACCATCAGTATCAATGCTACAACTACGCAcatctattttttatatatatatatacatacatataaactCTCCGTCTGCGGGTTTCTAGTTTCTCTGGCATGAGGGCTGGAGGGTGGCGAGCCCCTCGCAGGCTCGCTGCCTTCTCGCCCATCCCAGCACCTTGGTTTTGGGACACGGATTTTGTGGTTGCAACCTCGCGAGCTGCTGGCTCTGACCCTGATGCGGGTCTGGTCAAAACGGTGCACCGGCAGCACCCcagtcgtccgtccccccccactCGGGGACACCCACTCACAGGGTTGGGTGCGGATACACCCTGGACCAGGCaagctgggggggacacacacgcagcTGGGGGCTGCTTGGGGCACTTAATTGCACCTTCCCTGGAGTTGGCGGGACCCGGGCTGGGCCctgggctgctttccagcagctgtGTTTGTCATGGCTTGTTTTTAATTGTAGaaacatgttgggttttttttaaggattaaaaaaaaaaaaaaattaaaaaaaaatggtaagactTGGCTTCTACCCGGTTGTGCTGTGGGAAGAggtgagctggggagggggctgttcttgtcctggggggggggggggggggcctgtccccatcccagtgcgAGGTGTGCAGGGGGGGCTCTCCCCGTCCCGGTGCACGGGGGGGTCCGTGTGTCCCCGCAAGGGCTTCCCCCCGGAGCAATTTTAGGTCTAAGGGACCTTTccaaaccccccaccccaaatcctcctccaaccccccccccccagccccaacacCTCCAaccgccccccctccctccccgcaatcccccccgctcccccacccccatccccatcccccctcctccatccctcgCTTCCCAAACCCACCCGAAGCCGGAATCCCGGAGTTACCGGGGGGAGGTACCGCAACCGAGCCGTCCTCCCCGCCCGGCGCCGGGCGGAGCCACCGCAGCGGAGCCGCTCCGGGGCGCAGCGGAGCGGGACCGGTACCgggaccggccccggcccccggggtCGGTGCCCGGTGGGTGCAACCATGCTGAGCCGGTTGGGTGCACTGCTGCAGCAAGCGGTGGAGACGGtgagtggggaggaggggggggggggggggggcacggtggGACCGGGAAcgaggagaggagctgggggggggtgggtttcTGTGCACCCCCTGACCCTGGCTTCGGTGTGTGCAGCGGGAACCCAGCGTGGACCTGCTGGAAGCCTTCACCGAGCACTGGAAGGGTATCACCGGCTACTATCTGGAGGCCACGGGTGAGTGGGGTGCGGGGAGAGGGTCCCCGTGCCCTAGGATGGGGTCCCTGTGGTGGGGGAACAGGGTCCTCGTCTCCTGGGAGAGGGCTCCCGTGCCCTAAGGTAGGGTCCTATCACCTGGGAATAAGGTCCCCGTGCCCTGGGATGGGACCCTGTGCCCTGGGAATAAGGTCCCCGTGCCCTGGAATGGGACCCCGTGCCCTGGAACGGGACCCCGTGCCCTGGGATGGGACCCCCTGCCCTGGGACGGGACCCCCTGCCCTGGGACGGGACCCCCTGCCCTGGGACGGGACCCCATGCATTAGCAGGGCACCGAGCCGACCGCAGCGCAGCTGACCCGGCATGCGGGGCTTTGGCATGGGACACCCTTTCCCGTAACCCAGGAGGAATTATCCAGCTGGGTGCTTGGCCCTGCCTGGCCCtgaacccccccacacacacacaccggtgGGGTCAGCACAGGGGGGTTTGAGTGGGTGCGGATGCTCATGGGAGCGTCTGCAGGCTGGGGCACGTCCCTCTCCGGGAACACGCTGCTCTCCGGGAACACTAAAAACAGGGCCTGGAGAGCTTCAGCCCTTTCCCCGGCAGGATCTCGGTCCTTCCCGCTTGACCCCCAccgccccttcccctcctgggCCGTGCCGGAGGGTCTTtagggctggcagtgccaggcaGCACCCCACAGCCCGGCGGCACAGCCGGCATCTCCGACCACAGCTCCGGCCCCGGCGGGGACGGCGGCAGCTTGCTAGGCCATGAGCGGAAGGAGAAGCCTCGAGTGCTGCTGGGACTCCACCATCACATTGCCATCTAGCGTCGTCCCCGCTAGCGACGCTGGAGAGGGATTCTGGGCCA from Accipiter gentilis chromosome 28, bAccGen1.1, whole genome shotgun sequence carries:
- the LOC126051416 gene encoding actin filament-associated protein 1-like isoform X1, which produces MARQRDLDKLLSDLRSFLLILDRENLSTAARAKKKSVADLLSRLQSPPCERGSAAEDAEYMIMRCLSPSPGTPQGRASPVPLFSPGTRMVDGTGGRGCECLPVSTLSLHGGSKVPGISPFPPADDSYEDAEPLGPGRCTGSGGADTDSSHYESYGEDEDGVTDRAHYLRRPPAAGPDAEPLGRPEAQLCGFLWRKRWLGQWAKQLFIVREHVLLCFRCAADPQPVLELDLRGCRVAYKAKRGKKMPHSLKVTGTAGEALVIGFQSRQQAEDWRKVIEEVSSDAPSGLAAISIPASPSSRLGRAAGSQLSKEEKEEEDCSQQSPARSPRPGEDAKGGFLAVRLRGRWQRLWCAVRQGALRMFPEPGGAQRPVCALRLEGCEVSPGAAAGSPQRLRIRIAQRGRELALLQTCSDEEREAWLKTLRARGGGEPAGDRAPTETPRLGDASSCPAAGGLLLRRVPTPNAYMDDPFGQLPPTEVPKHLYSNVERLQQLQQSLDRAVPGQRKRPVSALPAGACSNALGSAAPAAALRDRAASPQRAKVSPELRSRDLPQSQRTLTLPERKGARDGLDILIGKRAFPKLEEKVGQLERACRMKGRLKAGSEMNLLAIGKSLKGHIAATASSAGSEGSFLAPLLKRTASAKSALKPSPSPVLVEKGKVLQKRKEWEMKSAM
- the LOC126051416 gene encoding actin filament-associated protein 1-like isoform X2, with the translated sequence MARQRDLDKLLSDLRSFLLILDRENLSTAARAKKKSVADLLSRLQSPPCERGSAEDAEYMIMRCLSPSPGTPQGRASPVPLFSPGTRMVDGTGGRGCECLPVSTLSLHGGSKVPGISPFPPADDSYEDAEPLGPGRCTGSGGADTDSSHYESYGEDEDGVTDRAHYLRRPPAAGPDAEPLGRPEAQLCGFLWRKRWLGQWAKQLFIVREHVLLCFRCAADPQPVLELDLRGCRVAYKAKRGKKMPHSLKVTGTAGEALVIGFQSRQQAEDWRKVIEEVSSDAPSGLAAISIPASPSSRLGRAAGSQLSKEEKEEEDCSQQSPARSPRPGEDAKGGFLAVRLRGRWQRLWCAVRQGALRMFPEPGGAQRPVCALRLEGCEVSPGAAAGSPQRLRIRIAQRGRELALLQTCSDEEREAWLKTLRARGGGEPAGDRAPTETPRLGDASSCPAAGGLLLRRVPTPNAYMDDPFGQLPPTEVPKHLYSNVERLQQLQQSLDRAVPGQRKRPVSALPAGACSNALGSAAPAAALRDRAASPQRAKVSPELRSRDLPQSQRTLTLPERKGARDGLDILIGKRAFPKLEEKVGQLERACRMKGRLKAGSEMNLLAIGKSLKGHIAATASSAGSEGSFLAPLLKRTASAKSALKPSPSPVLVEKGKVLQKRKEWEMKSAM
- the LOC126051416 gene encoding actin filament-associated protein 1-like isoform X3, with translation MARQRDLDKLLSDLRSFLLILDRENLSTAARAKKKSVADLLSRLQSPPCERGSAAEDAEYMIMRCLSPSPGTPQGRASPGTRMVDGTGGRGCECLPVSTLSLHGGSKVPGISPFPPADDSYEDAEPLGPGRCTGSGGADTDSSHYESYGEDEDGVTDRAHYLRRPPAAGPDAEPLGRPEAQLCGFLWRKRWLGQWAKQLFIVREHVLLCFRCAADPQPVLELDLRGCRVAYKAKRGKKMPHSLKVTGTAGEALVIGFQSRQQAEDWRKVIEEVSSDAPSGLAAISIPASPSSRLGRAAGSQLSKEEKEEEDCSQQSPARSPRPGEDAKGGFLAVRLRGRWQRLWCAVRQGALRMFPEPGGAQRPVCALRLEGCEVSPGAAAGSPQRLRIRIAQRGRELALLQTCSDEEREAWLKTLRARGGGEPAGDRAPTETPRLGDASSCPAAGGLLLRRVPTPNAYMDDPFGQLPPTEVPKHLYSNVERLQQLQQSLDRAVPGQRKRPVSALPAGACSNALGSAAPAAALRDRAASPQRAKVSPELRSRDLPQSQRTLTLPERKGARDGLDILIGKRAFPKLEEKVGQLERACRMKGRLKAGSEMNLLAIGKSLKGHIAATASSAGSEGSFLAPLLKRTASAKSALKPSPSPVLVEKGKVLQKRKEWEMKSAM